From the genome of Meleagris gallopavo isolate NT-WF06-2002-E0010 breed Aviagen turkey brand Nicholas breeding stock chromosome 24, Turkey_5.1, whole genome shotgun sequence, one region includes:
- the ADRA1A gene encoding alpha-1A adrenergic receptor yields MVFLSGNSSDCSNCTHSAGPVNISKAILLGVILGGLIIFGVLGNILVILSVACHRHLQSVTHYYIINLAVADLLLTSTVLPFSATMEILGYWAFGRIFCNIWAAVDVLCCTASIMSLCIISIDRYIGVSYPLRYPSIVTEKRGLLALLCVWALSLVISIGPLFGWKEPAPEDETICQITEEPGYVLFSALGSFYLPLTIILVMYCRVYVVAKRENKGLRSGLKMEKSRSEAVTLRIHRKNAPETSGATASSKSKHHFSVRLLKFSREKKAAKTLGIVVGCFVLCWLPFFVVMPLGSFFPTIKPPDTLFKITFWLGYLNSCINPIIYPCSSQEFKKAFQNVLRAQCLPRKHAAKKQSPSFNLNHPNSQSMGGGKGVVRIPVGSGETFYKISKSEGVCEWKIFSAVQSAPTKNAIPKDKSSCTAAKVKSKGFLQECCCAGTSGNAVHENCKVPTVKIHTMTLSENGEDV; encoded by the exons ATGGTTTTCCTCTCTGGGAACTCATCCGACTGTTCCAACTGCACCCACTCTGCAGGGCCCGTGAACATTTCCAAAGCCATTTTGCTGGGTGTTATTCTAGGGGGGCTGATCATTTTTGGAGTTTTGGGTAACATTCTGGTTATCCTCTCTGTAGCCTGCCACAGGCATCTTCAGAGTGTCACCCACTACTATATAATTAATCTGGCTGTAGCCGACCTCCTCTTGACATCCACTGTCCTCCCCTTCTCTGCTACTATGGAGATTTTGGGCTACTGGGCCTTTGGAAGGATCTTCTGCAACATCTGGGCAGCTGTCGATGTGCTTTGCTGCACTGCTTCCATTATGAGCCTCTGCATCATCTCGATAGACAGATACATCGGGGTGAGCTACCCACTGCGATACCCCAGCATAGTGACAGAGAAGAGAGGcctcctggctctgctgtgcGTGTGGGCGCTGTCTCTGGTCATCTCCATTGGACCTCTTTTTGGATGGAAGGAACCAGCACCCGAAGACGAGACCATCTGCCAGATCACCGAAGAGCCCGGCTACGTGCTGTTCTCCGCGCTGGGCTCCTTCTACCTCCCCCTGACCATCATCCTGGTGATGTACTGCCGAGTGTATGTCGTGGccaaaagggaaaacaaaggtTTGAGGTCAGGGCTGAAGATGGAGAAATCTCGTTCCGAAGCAGTGACCCTACGGATCCACCGCAAAAACGCTCCCGAAACGAGCGGGGCCACGGCCAGTTCTAAGAGCAAGCATCACTTCTCAGTGCGTCTCCTCAAGTTctccagagaaaagaaagcagccaAGACCCTGGGAATTGTAGTGGGATGCTTTGTTCTGTGCTGGCTTCCATTTTTTGTAGTCATGCCTCTTG gttctttctttcctacaaTCAAACCCCCGGacacactttttaaaataacattttggcTTGGATATTTAAACAGCTGCATCAACCCCATCATCTATCCATGCTCCAGTCAAGAGTTTAAGAAAGCGTTCCAAAATGTCCTGAGAGCGCAGTGCCTCCCAAGAAAGCACGCAGCAAAGAAGCAATCCCCAAGCTTCAACCTCAATCATCCCAACAGCCAAAGCATGGGAGGTGGTAAAGGTGTGGTCCGTATCCCCGTCGGCTCAGGAGAAACCTTCTATAAGATTTCCAAATCTGAGGGAGTCTGTGAATGGAAGATATTCTCCGCCGTGCAAAGCGCGCCGACAAAAAATGCGATTCCTAAAGACAAGTCCAGCTGTACTGCTGCCAAAGTGAAAAGCAAAGGTTTCCTCCAGGAGTGCTGCTGTGCGGGCACTTCAGGGAACGCGGTCCATGAAAACTGCAAAGTGCCAACCGTTAAAATACACACCATGACCCTCAGTGAGAACGGGGAGGATGTCTAA